The following are encoded together in the Erwinia sp. E602 genome:
- the proQ gene encoding RNA chaperone ProQ, whose translation MENQPKLNSTKEVIAFLAERFPQCFSAEGEARPLKIGIFQDLVDRVQGEMNLSKTQLRSALRLYTSSWRYLYGIKAGADRVDLDGNACGQLDEQHVEHARKQLEEAKARVQAQREQQQAKKREAGEETAPRRPRKPARKPAEGEQPRKPRSSKPARPQAEQAPAAAAVREERQPPRKPVTDTSALQVGQNIKVTAGKSAMDATILEISKEGVRVQLASGLAMIVRAEHLQF comes from the coding sequence ATGGAAAATCAACCTAAGTTGAATAGCACCAAAGAAGTCATTGCCTTTCTGGCAGAGCGTTTCCCACAATGCTTTAGCGCCGAAGGCGAAGCACGACCACTGAAGATCGGAATCTTCCAGGACCTGGTCGACCGCGTGCAGGGTGAAATGAATCTGAGCAAAACTCAGCTTCGTTCTGCACTGCGTCTTTATACCTCCAGCTGGCGTTATCTGTACGGCATCAAAGCCGGTGCCGACCGCGTTGACCTTGACGGCAACGCCTGTGGTCAACTGGATGAGCAGCATGTTGAGCACGCCCGCAAACAGCTTGAAGAAGCCAAAGCGCGCGTGCAGGCACAGCGTGAGCAGCAGCAGGCGAAAAAACGTGAAGCCGGTGAAGAGACCGCCCCACGCCGCCCGCGTAAACCTGCCCGCAAGCCTGCCGAAGGCGAGCAGCCGCGTAAACCACGCAGCAGCAAACCGGCTCGCCCTCAAGCGGAACAGGCACCTGCCGCCGCCGCCGTACGTGAAGAACGTCAGCCGCCGCGCAAGCCGGTTACCGACACCTCTGCATTGCAAGTGGGTCAGAACATCAAAGTCACCGCAGGCAAAAGTGCCATGGACGCCACCATTCTTGAAATCAGTAAAGAAGGTGTCCGGGTACAGCTGGCTTCCGGCCTGGCAATGATCGTACGCGCAGAACACTTGCAGTTCTGA
- a CDS encoding GAF domain-containing protein, translated as MNKAEFYNDLNRDMTALLTGETSFLAVLGNCGALLYERLNGVNWAGFYLLTEQDTLVLGPFQGKIACVRIPVGRGVCGTAVATRSVQRVDDVHAFPGHIACDAASNAEIVLPLVVNGEIIGVLDIDSVEYNRFDGEDEAGLKALTDGLCRVLAATDVEKFIHMKRA; from the coding sequence GTGAATAAAGCAGAATTTTACAACGACCTCAACCGTGATATGACCGCGTTACTTACCGGCGAAACCAGCTTCCTGGCGGTACTGGGTAACTGCGGCGCACTTCTGTATGAACGCCTGAACGGCGTTAACTGGGCGGGCTTTTATCTGCTGACCGAACAGGACACCCTGGTACTCGGACCGTTTCAGGGCAAAATCGCCTGCGTGCGTATTCCGGTAGGCCGGGGCGTCTGCGGTACCGCGGTGGCCACCCGCAGCGTGCAGCGCGTTGATGACGTGCACGCCTTCCCGGGCCATATTGCCTGTGACGCCGCGAGTAATGCTGAAATTGTGCTGCCGCTGGTGGTGAACGGCGAAATAATCGGCGTTCTTGATATCGACAGCGTAGAGTACAACCGCTTTGATGGTGAGGATGAAGCAGGGCTGAAAGCCTTGACTGACGGGCTGTGCAGGGTGCTGGCCGCGACGGATGTGGAAAAATTTATTCACATGAAACGCGCCTAA
- the yebS gene encoding membrane integrity lipid transport subunit YebS translates to MKIHAITHALPQARYQRCPQCDTLFSLPDVKSSESAHCPRCNARILNGRDWSMTRLTAMAVTMLLLMPFAFGLPLMSIRLLGTNISASLLGGIMQMTQQGELIAASMVAFCTLGAPLTLVASICYLSFGEKLGMNLRPVLLMLDRLKEWVMLDIYLVGLAVASIKVQDYADLDPGPGLVAFLVLTVLSLLTLIHLNVEQLWCRFYPQQHRQDVARVEDLRVCLSCHFTGVADERGRCPRCHTPLTLRRPYSLQKCWAALIASIVLLLPANLLPISVIYLNGARQEDTILSGIMSLAAGNIPVAAVVFIASILVPFTKVLVMLTLLLSIHFNCEQGLKTRIRLLRVVQWVGRWSMLDLFVISLTMSLVNRDQLLAFTMGPAAFYFGSAVILTILAVEWLDSRLLWDAHATGNADYTD, encoded by the coding sequence ATGAAAATACACGCTATCACTCATGCTCTGCCCCAGGCACGTTATCAGCGATGCCCGCAGTGCGATACCCTTTTTTCCTTACCAGATGTGAAATCCAGCGAGTCGGCGCACTGCCCGCGCTGCAACGCGCGCATCCTCAACGGCCGCGACTGGTCGATGACCCGGCTGACCGCAATGGCGGTAACGATGCTGCTGCTGATGCCGTTCGCCTTCGGCCTGCCGCTGATGTCGATCCGCCTGCTCGGTACCAATATCAGCGCCAGCCTGCTGGGCGGCATAATGCAGATGACCCAGCAGGGCGAGTTGATTGCCGCCTCAATGGTGGCGTTCTGTACGCTGGGCGCGCCGCTGACCCTGGTGGCCTCGATATGCTACCTGTCGTTTGGCGAAAAGCTGGGCATGAACCTGCGCCCGGTGCTGCTGATGCTCGATCGACTCAAAGAGTGGGTAATGCTGGACATCTACCTGGTCGGGCTGGCCGTCGCCTCGATTAAAGTGCAGGATTATGCCGATCTCGATCCCGGTCCGGGGCTGGTGGCGTTTCTGGTTCTGACCGTGCTCAGCCTGCTGACGCTGATCCACCTTAACGTCGAGCAGCTGTGGTGCCGTTTTTACCCGCAGCAGCACAGGCAGGACGTCGCCCGCGTCGAGGATCTGCGCGTGTGTCTGAGCTGCCACTTTACCGGCGTGGCCGACGAACGTGGCCGCTGCCCGCGCTGCCATACGCCGCTGACCCTGCGCCGCCCGTACAGCCTGCAGAAGTGCTGGGCGGCACTGATCGCCTCCATCGTGCTGCTGCTGCCGGCCAACCTGCTGCCGATTTCGGTAATCTATCTGAACGGCGCGCGCCAGGAGGACACCATTCTCTCCGGCATCATGTCGCTGGCGGCAGGCAATATTCCGGTGGCGGCGGTGGTGTTCATTGCCAGTATTCTGGTGCCGTTTACCAAGGTTCTCGTGATGCTGACCCTGCTGCTGAGCATCCATTTCAACTGCGAACAGGGCCTGAAAACCCGCATTCGCCTGCTGCGCGTGGTGCAGTGGGTGGGCCGCTGGTCGATGCTCGATCTGTTTGTTATTTCGTTAACCATGTCGCTGGTCAATCGCGACCAGCTTCTGGCCTTCACTATGGGACCGGCGGCTTTCTACTTCGGTTCTGCGGTTATCTTAACTATCCTTGCCGTTGAGTGGCTGGATAGCCGTTTACTTTGGGATGCACATGCAACAGGAAACGCCGACTATACCGACTAG
- a CDS encoding PqiB family protein produces the protein MQQETPTIPTSARLIRRRKISPFWLLPFIALLIAGWLVWTTWQERGTTVTIDFATADGIVPGRTPVRYQGVEVGQVQGISMTDDLRTIKIKASIKSDMKDALREQTQFWLVTPKASLAGVSGLDALVGGNYIGMMPGKGEPRENFVALDTQPKYRVNTGEMLIHLHAPDLGALNSGSLVYFRKIPVGRVYDYSINSGSGGVTIDVLIERRFTNLVKKESRFWNVSGVKADVSLSGAKVELESLAALVNGAIAFDSPAQSAEAKTDDSYPLYPDLAQSQRGVQITLDLPDGKNLKAGRTPLMYQGLEVGTLTRLNLLDGGKVSGELTLDPSVSGLMRSGTRIEMRSPKISLSDSSLSNLLTGNTLELVPGDGEPQHHFVVLADNESLLQQANTLQLTLSAPESYGIDAGQPLVLYGMRIGQVVKRTLTEKGVSFDVAVAPEHRGLVHGDSKFIINSRLDVKLGIDGMEVLGASAREWVDGGIRLDPGGKGEPKSRYPLYANAEKAEEGVTGDTLPTTLTLTAGSLPDIQAGSVVLYRKFQVGEIVGVTPRADAFDVSVHIKPEYRRLLTANSVFWAEGGARVQLNGSGLTVQASPLNRALKGAISFDNLSGAGAGLTRQDKRVLYASETAARAVGSQITLRTFDASKLSEGMPIRYLGITIGQLESLALGVDNNQVIAKAVLYPEYVDNFARLGSRFSVVSPQISAAGVNHLETLLQPYINVDPGKGRALRTFELQESTITDARYLDGLNVVVDAAEGGSLSVGTPVLFRGVEVGTVTGTSLGSMADRVQITLRISQKYQHLVRNNSVFWLASGYNLKFGLIGGVVKTGTFQQFIQGGIAFATPPTVPLAPQATSGKHFLLEDEEPKEWRKWGTALPK, from the coding sequence ATGCAACAGGAAACGCCGACTATACCGACTAGCGCACGCCTGATCCGCCGGCGAAAAATTTCGCCGTTCTGGCTGCTGCCGTTTATTGCCCTGCTGATCGCCGGCTGGCTGGTGTGGACCACCTGGCAGGAGCGCGGCACCACCGTGACCATCGATTTCGCCACCGCGGACGGCATCGTGCCGGGCCGCACGCCGGTGCGCTATCAGGGGGTTGAGGTCGGCCAGGTGCAGGGTATCAGCATGACCGACGATCTGCGCACCATTAAGATCAAGGCCAGTATCAAAAGTGATATGAAAGACGCGCTGCGCGAACAGACCCAGTTCTGGCTGGTGACGCCGAAGGCCTCGCTGGCGGGCGTCTCCGGCCTCGATGCGCTGGTGGGCGGTAACTACATCGGCATGATGCCGGGCAAGGGCGAACCGCGGGAGAACTTCGTCGCGCTGGATACCCAGCCGAAGTACCGTGTCAACACCGGCGAGATGCTGATCCACCTGCACGCGCCGGATCTCGGCGCGCTGAACAGCGGCTCGCTGGTCTATTTCCGCAAAATCCCGGTAGGCCGCGTTTACGACTACAGCATTAACAGCGGCAGCGGCGGCGTCACCATCGACGTGCTGATCGAACGCCGCTTTACCAACCTGGTGAAAAAAGAGAGCCGTTTCTGGAACGTTTCCGGCGTGAAGGCGGACGTCAGCCTGAGCGGCGCGAAGGTCGAACTGGAGAGCCTGGCGGCGCTGGTTAACGGAGCAATCGCTTTCGACTCTCCGGCGCAGTCGGCAGAAGCCAAAACCGACGACAGCTACCCGCTCTACCCGGACCTGGCGCAGAGCCAGCGCGGGGTGCAAATCACCCTTGACCTGCCCGACGGTAAGAACCTGAAGGCCGGACGCACGCCGCTGATGTATCAGGGGCTGGAGGTCGGTACGCTGACCAGACTGAACCTGCTGGACGGCGGCAAGGTCAGCGGTGAACTGACGCTCGACCCTTCGGTCAGCGGCCTGATGCGCAGCGGCACGCGCATTGAGATGCGCAGCCCGAAAATCAGCCTCAGCGACAGCAGCCTGAGTAACCTGCTGACCGGCAATACGCTGGAGCTGGTGCCCGGCGACGGCGAACCGCAGCACCACTTTGTGGTGCTGGCGGATAACGAGTCGCTGCTGCAGCAGGCGAACACCCTGCAGCTGACCCTGAGCGCGCCGGAGAGCTACGGCATTGACGCCGGCCAGCCGCTGGTGCTGTACGGCATGCGCATCGGCCAGGTGGTGAAACGCACCCTGACCGAGAAAGGCGTCAGCTTCGACGTTGCCGTCGCCCCGGAACACCGTGGCCTGGTGCATGGCGACAGTAAATTTATCATCAACAGCCGTCTGGACGTGAAGCTGGGCATCGACGGCATGGAAGTGCTGGGTGCCAGCGCGCGTGAATGGGTGGATGGCGGTATCCGCCTCGATCCGGGCGGCAAAGGCGAGCCAAAAAGCCGCTACCCGCTCTATGCTAACGCGGAAAAAGCCGAGGAAGGCGTCACCGGCGATACGCTGCCGACCACCCTGACGCTGACCGCGGGCAGCCTGCCGGATATTCAGGCCGGTTCCGTGGTGCTGTACCGTAAATTCCAGGTCGGCGAGATCGTCGGCGTGACCCCACGTGCGGACGCCTTTGACGTCAGCGTGCATATCAAGCCGGAGTACCGCCGTCTGCTGACCGCCAACAGCGTCTTCTGGGCCGAAGGCGGCGCGCGGGTGCAGCTGAACGGCAGCGGGCTGACCGTGCAGGCTTCGCCGCTTAATCGCGCGCTGAAAGGGGCGATCAGCTTTGACAACCTGAGCGGCGCCGGTGCCGGGCTGACCCGTCAGGATAAGCGCGTCCTCTACGCCTCAGAAACCGCCGCCCGCGCCGTCGGCAGCCAGATCACCCTGCGTACCTTTGACGCCAGCAAGCTCTCTGAAGGCATGCCGATCCGCTATCTCGGCATCACCATCGGCCAGCTGGAGTCGCTGGCGCTGGGGGTCGACAACAATCAGGTGATCGCCAAAGCGGTGCTCTACCCGGAGTACGTGGACAACTTTGCCCGCCTCGGCAGCCGCTTCTCGGTGGTTTCACCGCAGATTTCCGCCGCCGGGGTTAACCACCTGGAGACGCTGCTGCAGCCCTATATCAACGTCGATCCGGGTAAAGGCCGCGCGCTGCGCACCTTCGAGCTGCAGGAGTCCACCATCACCGATGCGCGCTACCTCGACGGGCTGAACGTGGTGGTTGACGCTGCTGAAGGCGGCTCGCTGTCGGTGGGCACGCCGGTGCTGTTCCGCGGCGTCGAGGTCGGTACCGTCACCGGCACTTCACTGGGATCCATGGCCGACCGCGTACAGATTACCCTGCGCATCAGCCAGAAATACCAGCACCTGGTACGTAACAACTCGGTATTCTGGCTGGCTTCCGGCTACAACCTGAAGTTTGGCCTGATCGGCGGCGTGGTGAAAACCGGCACCTTCCAGCAGTTTATTCAGGGCGGCATCGCCTTTGCCACCCCGCCAACGGTGCCGCTTGCGCCGCAGGCCACCTCCGGCAAGCACTTCCTGCTGGAGGACGAAGAGCCGAAAGAGTGGCGTAAATGGGGCACCGCCCTGCCGAAATAA
- the rsmF gene encoding 16S rRNA (cytosine(1407)-C(5))-methyltransferase RsmF has translation MSSSRVFFPQPFLDEMQQLLPDSAEFARFIAISQQPLRRSLRVNTLKISVADFLAQVAPYQWALTPVPWCAEGFWISRDDADTLPLGSTAEHLAGLFYIQEASSMLPVTALFDGSPSPGRVMDVAAAPGSKTTQIAARMNNTGAILANEYSASRVKVLHANLSRCGISNTAMTHFDGRVFGAALPESFDAILLDAPCSGEGVVRKDADALRNWSEESTAAIAATQCELIDSAFHALRPGGTLVYSTCTLNRSENQQVIAWLLARYPDAVEVEPLNQLFSGAEQVATPEGFLHVFPQVFDSEGFFVARLRKTAGVAQLPVPGYKLGKLPFSPLSRKLQQEVADAAAKVGLQWGEDLTLWQRDKELWLFPAAIEPLLNRVRFSRIGLKLAETFAKGYRWQHEAVVALASTQAANAVELSSGEAEEWYRGRDIYPERPLPAGELIICHQQQPIGLAKTVGSRIKNNYPRELVRDGKLFGV, from the coding sequence GTGTCCTCTTCCCGCGTCTTTTTTCCCCAGCCGTTTCTTGATGAGATGCAGCAACTGCTGCCTGACAGCGCAGAATTTGCGCGCTTTATCGCCATCAGCCAGCAGCCGCTGCGCCGCAGCCTGCGCGTCAACACGCTGAAAATCAGCGTGGCGGACTTCCTGGCGCAGGTCGCGCCCTATCAGTGGGCGCTGACTCCGGTGCCGTGGTGCGCAGAGGGGTTCTGGATCAGCCGCGACGATGCGGACACCCTGCCATTGGGCAGCACCGCCGAGCACCTGGCCGGGCTGTTCTACATTCAGGAAGCCAGCTCGATGCTGCCGGTGACCGCGCTGTTTGACGGCAGCCCGTCGCCCGGGCGGGTGATGGACGTGGCCGCCGCGCCAGGTTCAAAAACCACCCAGATCGCCGCGCGTATGAACAACACCGGTGCCATCCTGGCCAATGAGTACTCGGCCAGCCGGGTTAAGGTACTGCACGCCAACCTCAGCCGCTGCGGAATCAGCAACACCGCCATGACCCACTTCGACGGCCGGGTGTTTGGTGCGGCGCTGCCGGAGTCCTTTGATGCGATCCTGCTGGATGCCCCCTGCTCCGGCGAAGGCGTGGTGCGCAAGGATGCGGACGCGCTGCGCAACTGGAGCGAGGAAAGCACCGCGGCAATCGCCGCCACCCAGTGCGAGCTGATCGACAGCGCGTTCCATGCCCTGCGTCCGGGCGGCACGCTGGTCTACTCCACCTGCACGCTGAACCGCAGCGAAAACCAGCAGGTGATCGCCTGGCTGCTGGCGCGTTATCCGGACGCTGTAGAGGTGGAGCCGCTGAACCAGCTGTTTAGCGGCGCGGAGCAGGTGGCGACCCCGGAAGGTTTCCTGCACGTCTTCCCGCAGGTGTTCGACAGCGAGGGGTTCTTTGTGGCCCGCCTGCGCAAGACCGCCGGCGTTGCACAGCTGCCGGTGCCCGGCTATAAGCTCGGCAAACTGCCGTTCAGCCCGTTGAGCCGTAAGCTACAGCAGGAGGTGGCCGACGCGGCGGCAAAAGTCGGTTTGCAGTGGGGCGAAGATCTGACGCTGTGGCAGCGCGACAAAGAGCTGTGGCTCTTTCCGGCGGCCATCGAGCCGCTGCTGAACCGCGTGCGTTTTTCCCGTATCGGCCTGAAGCTGGCCGAGACCTTTGCCAAAGGCTACCGCTGGCAGCATGAAGCCGTGGTGGCACTGGCCAGCACGCAGGCGGCCAACGCGGTGGAACTGAGCAGCGGTGAAGCGGAAGAGTGGTATCGCGGGCGGGATATCTATCCGGAACGCCCGCTGCCGGCCGGTGAGCTGATCATTTGCCATCAGCAGCAGCCGATCGGGCTGGCAAAAACGGTGGGCAGCCGCATTAAAAACAACTACCCGCGCGAGCTGGTGCGCGACGGCAAGCTGTTCGGCGTCTGA